The window CTTGGGTGGGGTTTGGTAACCCTTGCACCGCCGAGGACCTCGAGTTTTTCTACGCCTCTACAACTATCACTATGGGTGACGGTGCAAAAACACCGTTCTGGGACTCACCTTGGCTATTTGGGCAAAAACCCATGGATATTGCTCCATTAATCTACGAGGCTTCAAGGAGAAAGGATTGGAAGGTGCGTGAAGCCCTCTATGAGAATGCATGGATTCTCAAAATCAATCCAAACACGGTTATCTCCATTCGCCACATTAGCGAATTCTTCACTCTTTGGATGCTTGTTCATGACTTCCCCCTTGAGGACCAAGCCGAAGACGACATTACTTGGAAGCACGCGAACGATGGGATCTACTCGGCGGCCACTGCGTACAAGGCTCTGTTCCTTGGATTGACTCTCTCTCCCATGGACCGTATGGTTTGGAAGGCTTGGGCACCCCCTAAGGTAAAATTCTTTGCGTGGCTTGCCCTGCAAGACCGAATTTGGACCGCCGATCGATTGGAGAAGCGTGGTTGGGTCAATTGTGGTCTTTGTCCACTATGCAAGAGAGAGCAAGAAACGGGGCCACACCTCTTCTTCAAGTGTCGTTACACTCTTAGGCTTTGGAGATCTATCATCGAGAAGCTTGGGCTACCTCACGTCAACATTCCCGATTGGCATCTTGATGAATCCGTCAAGGAGTGGTGGGTCAAGCGTACCGATGACCGAAACCCGAATTGGCATGCCATGTCCTCTCTCGTCATGCTCACCTCTTGGACCATTTGGAACGAGCGAAATGCTAGGGTATTTCGGCAAAAATTTGCGCCACCGCCTATTCTCCTCCAAACCATCATTGGTGAGGCAAAGTTATGGGTTACTGCCGGCGCCAAAAAGCTAGGGACTATCATTGTATGTGAGTAATTGTCATGTCGCTTATATGGGGTGTTCTGtaaaactctaaactctattctctCCTTATTTAATAGACGAGGTAAATCTTAtgactccgtttcgaaaaaaaacacATACAATCAGAAGGAGTTGCAGACCAATTTATGGTTGAATGACTAGAAGGACAGTGATATCTTCAACCCATCAAAACTAAAATTAAGACGTGGTTTGTGGCTTCCGCAACACCTCACGTTCCAGTACTGCACGAGCAAAGCCCGGGAGGCTGGATACGACGACGTTCATTATCTGCTCCAAAAAATTTAATAAGTAGATAACGATATCACACATGCATTTACCGATCCACCCCTCTACGCGTGAAAGCTCGACCCCACTGAAAGACTTGCGTGTGCAAGGAGGCAAAACATTAAGCATGGTTAATTTATTTTAGCTGATTAACTAAGCTAACCCGAGTTGGGTTAGACTTTTCCCAGTCTCGGTTTAGACGACAGTTGCGACTTTGACCTGCCGTCAGCGGGTCGTCATGGCACATGTGTCAATCGAGCTCCTCGTGGGCCCACATATATACATTCTGTACAGGCCTCAACGGCTGAGATCGATAGCCCGTAGGTCAGTCGTCAGTTTTTTTTTTCCACAGAATGTAGTCATCAGTTAATCACGGTACATGTGCACTCGAATATGTTCGTCAGGGAACAAATTAAGGAGCTGATATCTTATCTTTTAAAAGATGAACAGTTACAGGCGGCAGGCACGGCTAAAGAAAGAGACACATTTATTTGAGAAAACAACATGTGATCAATTAGGAGCGGCGACTTGACCAGCAGTGGTAGTAGTAGTACTATAGTACAGTAGATGCATGCATGGTGGTGGTTGCAGTCCCCAACTTTGCTTCCGAGACAAGCTAAGGCAAGGCGTCCAATCTAGAAGGAGGAGAAGATTCCTCGCTATCAAGCTGTTGCCGCTGCACTACAATACACACCGAAAGCTAAAACTATTTACATGCCTTCCGTTTCACATGCACCTAATCAACTGTAGCTGAACCTGTAAAGTAGTGTGGTGTGGCTACTATTACTACAACTAATTACTGTCTTAATCAGCTACCCTTGCTTCAGAGTTCAGCCCATCCCTCTCTACAGCAAGGCCAGCAAAAATTAACCTTCGAAACAGCAACCGTCGTCTTCCCAGAGCGGAGAAAGCAAAGCTGTGGATTGATGATAGCTTGCTGCTCTCGCTGGCTCTCTGATTAAGTGTACCTTAATTGATCAACGGGGTATAGGGGTGGAGTGGTGATGTGATCATCCGAAGTTGTAGCCATTGGGGGTGTTAGTGGAGGCCGGGCGGGGCAGCATCTGCGCCGCCTGGATGCTCTGCAGCAGCAGCCTGTCCTCGGCCGACGACTCGAACCCGTGCAGGaacgacatgtccgcgccgccgcctccgtgcATGCCGCCGTAGTCGccgtactgctgctgctgctgctgcggccgGAACAGCcggctctgctgctgctgctgctgctgcagggaCGAGGTAACAGCGGACGGGCGGTGGTGGCCGAGGTGGTCGAACGACATCACGGCCGAGCTCGGCGACGGGCGCACCGGCATGCCGCCGCCGAGGCCGtagtcgccgccgcccgcgccgaagCTGATCACGGGCCCGCCGCCCGCGCCAGCCGGGCCGTAGGGGCCGGAGGGGATGCCGGTGAACTGCTGCACCATGGCGCGGAAGTTGGTGGTGTCGGTGTTGAGCAGCGTGACGGGCGCCCGGCGCGACGCGCGGGACCTCCGCCGCGCCGGCTTGCCGACGCGGCCTCCCTCGACCCCGGGCGCCGACCTCGTGGGGCTCCCGCCGCCCGAGCCCCCGGACGTCGGGCTAGACACCGTCACCACGCTGCCCTCGGCCGTCGCGGCCCCATTGCCGCCGACGCCGTAGATGCCCGCCCAGTGGCCCATGTTCGCGCCGGTGTCACCCATGGCATGCAGTAGCACTGACCGCAGTAGGAGGGAGGAGTAGAGTTCTCGAGCCGAACGGGGAAGGCGTCTACTTATAGGAGACCCGCGACGAGTCAAAGGGGGTGCTCAGGGAGACAACTCACCGTTGGATGGAGAGGATGGGCGAATCGACGGCTGGCGCGGGTGTGGGGTCGCCTTCTGGAACGTGGCTGACCCGCGCGGTTTCCGCGAAGCGTCGCGCCCGAGGTGGCGGCCCAGTAGCGAACGGGTCGTTGGCGCGgggcccgcccgcccgcccgcaccAGCGAGCCCCCGGCGATGGCGCCGTTAACTCGAGGCAGCTGAGCCGATTCCTACCtcccctactctctctctctctctaaaaggaaaaaaagatgttTGAATTGGGTCGCCTGCGCCGGCTTGCGTTACGGAGTGGCGTCGCTGTTGGTGGCGCGCCCGCCGGAAGCACGGTCGGGCTCACCGCGGGCGGCGCGAGCAAGCTGGCGGTTCGCGACCACCGGTGCACCGCAAGCACGCGCGGCGCCGCCGTGTGTGGTGCACGTCCACTTGGGCCGGGCGTGCCGAATCGAGCACGCGCGTGGACGATCTCTGTCTCTTGTGAACGAGATCCGCGGGGCGCAAGGGTTTAGCCGGCAAACAGTGGTCGCTTTTCACGCTCCGTCGATGGGCTGTCCGCGCTTTACACAACATGCGTTCTTTTCATCTTTTTTTACGTGTGTGAACCGGCCGGGGGGCGAAGGAAGAAGAGAAGAGACGAGGGAATATCGTGGCACGCAGGCAAAGCGAGAACGGTCGACCGGGGCCGCCGCGAAGCTTCCACCAGCTAAAGGCCAAAGCCGACGGACGGCGACGTGCATGGCGGGACGTGCGCTGAAGCTGAAGCAAGCTAGCACCACTGTGGGTGCGCGCGCGCGCGCTGTGGCGTTCGTCGGCACGTGCCCCTTTGATCGGATCCCACTTGGACGATGAGGGATGTGCATGTCTACACTACACGGGCGGCCGGTGGATCGCGGGGAGGAATGCTATTGTAGTAGTATGTCTTTTACTCCGCCTCGGTGGTTCAAATGCACCGGGAACAAAAACTCCATGTCCACCGGACATTTCACAGGACATTCACAGGACATTCGGATGCACGGAACAACAACTCCATGTCCATAACAATGATCGGCTAGAATTAGAGGAAACAGGCTAAACCATAAGGCCAAGGGCATGAACTCTACCCACtgaggctcctttgattcaaaggaattgcatAGGATGTTAGTAGGATTTGAACCCTTAGGAATTTTTTCCGTGAtgctcgtttgattcgtaggattgacaCCCTTAGGAATTTTTCATAGGAtccatttgtactacattttggagaaatatttccatccactcaaacctctttgtaggATTCCTTTGTTTTCCCCGCGCTATCAAACATTCTTTCAAATCCTTAGGATACTAGGGACATGtcatcctattcctgcatttttttTTATTCCTTCATTTtggcaatcctacgaatcaaagaggccctgacTATTAATAAACGGTGAAACAAGCAAACAAATGCACCGCCAACTCACCAAGCACATTGACACGCCAATGAATGACAACGAAATAGTCCCCACACGTGTCATGGCATCCTCACACCCTTCATTGAGTGAGCCAGATCCGGCGTGGCCATCCCAAGGAGGGAGGTGAAGATCCCAACAGGCTTCCGAGGAAGCACATAAGATATAATGATCATGCACCTATCATCCTCACACATATATTTTGTCTTGTTAGTTTGAGAAAAGAATGTGGCAAAAGACATCACAAGATTAGAACTAAGTGGTAAAATATGACAAGAGCTTTTAAATGAGATACCTGTTGGCATAAGCCGTGACTTGATGAGTTGATGGTGAAAGATGAAATTTACTCAAAGAAGTCGTATGCAAAAAATGAGAGTTAAAAGTGCACATTCAACCGAACTTGTGTGGGCATATG is drawn from Triticum dicoccoides isolate Atlit2015 ecotype Zavitan chromosome 6B, WEW_v2.0, whole genome shotgun sequence and contains these coding sequences:
- the LOC119325538 gene encoding VQ motif-containing protein 22-like, with amino-acid sequence MGDTGANMGHWAGIYGVGGNGAATAEGSVVTVSSPTSGGSGGGSPTRSAPGVEGGRVGKPARRRSRASRRAPVTLLNTDTTNFRAMVQQFTGIPSGPYGPAGAGGGPVISFGAGGGDYGLGGGMPVRPSPSSAVMSFDHLGHHRPSAVTSSLQQQQQQQSRLFRPQQQQQQYGDYGGMHGGGGADMSFLHGFESSAEDRLLLQSIQAAQMLPRPASTNTPNGYNFG